The following proteins come from a genomic window of Kitasatospora sp. NBC_01246:
- the rpsQ gene encoding 30S ribosomal protein S17 translates to MTENTNETRGFRKTREGLVVSDKMDKTVVVAVEDRVKHALYGKVIRRTNKLKAHDEANACGIGDRVLLAETRPLSATKRWRVVEILEKAK, encoded by the coding sequence ATGACTGAGAACACCAACGAGACGCGCGGTTTCCGCAAGACCCGTGAGGGCCTCGTCGTCAGCGACAAGATGGACAAGACCGTCGTCGTCGCCGTCGAGGACCGCGTCAAGCACGCTCTGTACGGCAAGGTCATCCGCCGTACGAACAAGCTGAAGGCGCACGACGAGGCGAACGCCTGCGGCATCGGCGACCGGGTCCTCCTCGCGGAGACCCGCCCGCTGTCCGCGACGAAGCGCTGGCGCGTCGTCGAGATCCTCGAGAAGGCCAAGTAA
- the rpmC gene encoding 50S ribosomal protein L29: protein MSAGTKAADLRELDNEGLVAKLREAKEELFNLRFQAATGQLDNHGRLKLVRKDIARIYTLMRERELGIETVENA, encoded by the coding sequence ATGTCGGCCGGCACCAAGGCTGCTGACCTCCGCGAGCTGGACAACGAGGGTCTCGTTGCCAAGCTCCGTGAGGCCAAGGAGGAGCTGTTCAACCTCCGCTTCCAGGCGGCGACCGGGCAGCTCGACAACCACGGACGGCTCAAGCTCGTCCGTAAGGACATCGCGCGGATCTACACCCTGATGCGCGAGCGCGAGCTGGGCATCGAGACGGTGGAGAACGCCTGA
- the rplP gene encoding 50S ribosomal protein L16, with amino-acid sequence MLIPRRVKHRKQHHPKRRGASKGGTELAFGEYGIQAVTPAYVTNRQIESARIAVTRHIKRGGKVWINIYPDRPLTKKPAETRMGSGKGSPEWWIANVHPGRVMFELSYPNEKVAREALTRAAHKLPMKCRIIRREAGES; translated from the coding sequence ATGCTGATCCCCCGTCGGGTCAAGCACCGCAAGCAGCACCACCCGAAGCGCCGCGGCGCCTCCAAGGGTGGCACCGAGCTCGCCTTCGGCGAGTACGGCATCCAGGCCGTTACCCCGGCCTACGTGACGAACCGGCAGATCGAGTCCGCTCGTATCGCCGTCACCCGTCACATCAAGCGTGGCGGCAAGGTCTGGATCAACATCTACCCGGACCGTCCGCTCACCAAGAAGCCGGCCGAGACCCGCATGGGTTCCGGTAAGGGTTCGCCCGAGTGGTGGATCGCGAACGTGCACCCGGGTCGGGTCATGTTCGAGCTGTCGTACCCCAACGAGAAGGTGGCTCGTGAGGCGCTGACCCGCGCAGCTCACAAGCTCCCGATGAAGTGCCGGATCATCCGGCGCGAGGCAGGTGAGAGCTGA
- the rpsC gene encoding 30S ribosomal protein S3 → MGQKVNPHGFRLGISTDFKSRWYADKLYKDYVKEDVAIRRMMTKGMERAGISKVEIERTRDRVRVDIHTARPGIVIGRRGTEADRIRGDLEKLTGKQVQLNILEVKNPELDAQLVAQGVAEQLSSRVSFRRAMRKSMQGTMKSGAKGIKVQCSGRLGGAEMSRSEFYREGRVPLHTLRANVDYGFFEAKTTFGRIGVKVWIYKGDVKNIAEVRAENAAARSGNRPARPEGGRPARGGERRGGERGGRGRRPAGTEAQAPVAAETPAAENTGTEA, encoded by the coding sequence ATGGGCCAGAAGGTTAACCCGCACGGGTTCCGCCTCGGCATCAGCACGGACTTCAAGTCCCGCTGGTACGCCGACAAGCTGTACAAGGACTACGTCAAGGAAGACGTCGCCATTCGTCGCATGATGACGAAGGGCATGGAGCGCGCCGGCATCTCGAAGGTTGAGATCGAGCGCACCCGCGACCGCGTCCGCGTCGACATCCACACCGCGCGCCCCGGCATCGTCATCGGTCGCCGTGGCACCGAGGCCGACCGCATCCGCGGCGACCTGGAGAAGCTGACCGGCAAGCAGGTCCAGCTGAACATCCTCGAGGTCAAGAACCCCGAGCTGGACGCCCAGCTCGTGGCTCAGGGCGTCGCGGAGCAGCTGTCCTCCCGCGTCTCCTTCCGCCGTGCCATGCGCAAGTCGATGCAGGGCACCATGAAGTCCGGCGCCAAGGGCATCAAGGTCCAGTGCTCCGGTCGTCTCGGCGGCGCCGAGATGAGCCGTTCGGAGTTCTACCGCGAGGGCCGTGTGCCGCTGCACACCCTGCGCGCGAACGTCGACTACGGCTTCTTCGAGGCCAAGACGACCTTCGGCCGTATCGGCGTGAAGGTCTGGATCTACAAGGGCGACGTCAAGAACATCGCCGAGGTCCGCGCTGAGAACGCCGCTGCCCGCTCGGGCAACCGTCCGGCCCGTCCCGAGGGTGGTCGTCCCGCCCGCGGTGGCGAGCGCCGTGGTGGCGAGCGCGGTGGCCGTGGCCGTCGTCCCGCCGGCACCGAGGCTCAGGCCCCGGTCGCCGCCGAGACCCCGGCTGCCGAGAACACCGGAACGGAGGCCTGA
- the rplV gene encoding 50S ribosomal protein L22, whose amino-acid sequence MEARAQARYIRVTPMKARRVVDLIRGLNATEAQAVLRFAPQAATVPVSKVLNSAIANAAHNYNHSNVDDLVISEAYVDEGPTLKRFRPRAQGRAYRIRKRTSHITVVVSSKEGTR is encoded by the coding sequence ATGGAAGCCAGGGCCCAGGCGCGGTACATCCGCGTCACGCCCATGAAGGCCCGCCGCGTGGTGGACCTCATCCGTGGCCTGAACGCCACGGAGGCCCAGGCGGTCCTGCGTTTCGCTCCGCAGGCCGCTACCGTGCCGGTCAGCAAGGTGCTCAACAGCGCCATTGCCAACGCCGCGCACAACTACAACCACTCCAACGTGGACGACCTCGTCATCAGCGAGGCGTACGTTGACGAGGGCCCGACCCTGAAGCGGTTCCGTCCGCGTGCCCAGGGCCGTGCCTACCGGATCCGCAAGCGGACCAGCCACATCACCGTGGTCGTCAGCAGCAAGGAAGGGACCCGGTAA
- the rpsS gene encoding 30S ribosomal protein S19 — translation MPRSLKKGPFIDGHLLKKVDAQNEAGTQNVIKTWSRRSVIFPAMLGHTIAVHDGRKHVPVFVTESMVGHKLGEFAPTRTFRGHVKDDRKSKRR, via the coding sequence ATGCCGCGCAGTCTCAAGAAGGGCCCCTTCATTGACGGCCACCTTCTCAAGAAGGTGGACGCTCAGAACGAGGCGGGTACCCAGAACGTCATCAAGACCTGGTCCCGTCGCTCCGTGATCTTCCCGGCCATGCTCGGCCACACGATCGCGGTGCACGATGGCCGCAAGCACGTCCCGGTGTTCGTCACCGAGTCGATGGTCGGCCACAAGCTCGGCGAGTTCGCGCCGACGCGTACCTTCCGCGGTCACGTCAAGGACGACCGCAAGTCGAAGCGTCGCTAG
- the rplB gene encoding 50S ribosomal protein L2 yields the protein MGIRKYKPTTPGRRGSSVADFVEITRSTPEKSLVRPLHSKGGRNNAGRITVRHQGGGHKRAYRVIDFRRHDKDGVPAKVAHIEYDPNRTARIALLHYADGEKRYIIAPRGIAQGDRVENGPGADIKPGNNLPLRNIPVGTTIHAVELRPGGGAKMARSAGAGIQLLAREGKMAHLRMPSGEIRLVDARCRATVGEVGNAEQSNINWGKAGRMRWKGVRPTVRGVAMNPIDHPHGGGEGKTSGGRHPVSPWGQKEGRTRRPKKASDALIVRRRKTNKKR from the coding sequence ATGGGCATCCGCAAGTACAAGCCGACTACGCCGGGCCGTCGTGGCTCCAGCGTGGCCGACTTCGTAGAGATCACGCGGTCCACGCCGGAGAAGTCGCTGGTTCGCCCCCTGCACAGCAAGGGCGGCCGTAACAACGCCGGTCGGATCACCGTTCGCCACCAGGGTGGCGGTCACAAGCGCGCCTACCGCGTGATCGACTTCCGTCGTCACGACAAGGACGGCGTGCCGGCCAAGGTCGCGCACATCGAGTACGACCCGAACCGCACCGCGCGCATCGCGCTCCTGCACTACGCGGACGGCGAGAAGCGCTACATCATCGCGCCGCGCGGCATCGCGCAGGGCGACCGGGTCGAGAACGGCCCTGGCGCCGACATCAAGCCCGGCAACAACCTGCCGCTTCGCAACATCCCGGTCGGTACCACCATCCACGCGGTGGAGCTGCGTCCCGGCGGCGGTGCCAAGATGGCCCGCTCCGCCGGTGCCGGCATCCAGCTGCTGGCGCGTGAGGGCAAGATGGCGCACCTGCGCATGCCCTCCGGTGAGATCCGCCTGGTCGACGCGCGCTGCCGCGCGACCGTCGGCGAGGTCGGCAACGCCGAGCAGTCGAACATCAACTGGGGCAAGGCCGGCCGTATGCGCTGGAAGGGCGTTCGCCCGACCGTGCGTGGTGTGGCCATGAACCCGATCGACCACCCGCACGGTGGTGGTGAGGGTAAGACCTCCGGTGGTCGCCACCCGGTCTCGCCGTGGGGCCAGAAGGAGGGTCGTACCCGTCGCCCGAAGAAGGCGTCGGACGCTCTCATCGTGCGCCGCCGCAAGACCAACAAGAAGCGCTAG
- the rplW gene encoding 50S ribosomal protein L23, with protein MAAEITSKTFTDPRDVLVKPVISEKSYSLLDENKYTFVVSPGANKTQIKQAVESVFSVKVESVNTLNRQGKRKRSKTGFGKRKDTKRAIVTLAEGNRIDIFGGPVS; from the coding sequence ATGGCTGCAGAGATCACGAGCAAGACGTTCACGGACCCCCGTGACGTCCTGGTGAAGCCGGTCATCTCGGAGAAGAGCTACTCGCTCCTCGACGAGAACAAGTACACGTTCGTCGTGTCGCCCGGTGCCAACAAGACCCAGATCAAGCAGGCCGTCGAGTCGGTCTTCTCGGTCAAGGTCGAGTCCGTCAACACGCTCAACCGTCAGGGCAAGCGCAAGCGCTCCAAGACGGGCTTTGGCAAGCGCAAGGACACCAAGCGCGCCATCGTGACGCTGGCTGAGGGCAACCGCATCGACATCTTCGGTGGTCCGGTCTCCTAA
- the rplD gene encoding 50S ribosomal protein L4: MSTIDILSPSGDKTGSLELPAEIFDAKVSVPLMHQVVVAQLAAARQGTHKTKTRGEVRGGGKKPYRQKGTGRARQGSTRAPQFAGGGVVHGPVPRDYSQRTPKKMIAAALRGALTDRARHNRIHVITDVTATEAPSTKAAKSLFGKITERKNVLLVVERADELGLKSARNLPHVHILDAGQLNTYDVLVSDDVVFTQAAFERFVAGPAASAKAVAAEGELEGSAA; this comes from the coding sequence ATGAGCACCATTGACATCCTGTCGCCCTCGGGCGACAAGACCGGCAGCCTTGAGCTGCCGGCCGAGATCTTCGACGCGAAGGTCAGCGTTCCGCTGATGCACCAGGTCGTCGTGGCGCAGCTCGCTGCGGCCCGTCAGGGCACCCACAAGACCAAGACGCGTGGCGAGGTCCGCGGTGGCGGCAAGAAGCCGTACCGCCAGAAGGGCACCGGCCGCGCCCGTCAGGGCTCGACCCGCGCGCCGCAGTTCGCCGGCGGTGGCGTCGTGCACGGTCCCGTGCCGCGCGACTACTCGCAGCGGACCCCGAAGAAGATGATCGCCGCCGCCCTGCGCGGTGCGCTCACCGACCGGGCCCGCCACAACCGCATCCACGTCATCACCGACGTGACCGCGACCGAGGCGCCGTCGACCAAGGCCGCCAAGAGCCTGTTCGGCAAGATCACCGAGCGCAAGAACGTCCTCCTGGTCGTCGAGCGCGCGGACGAGCTGGGCCTCAAGTCCGCTCGTAACCTGCCGCACGTGCACATCCTGGACGCCGGCCAGCTGAACACCTACGACGTGCTCGTCTCCGACGATGTGGTCTTCACCCAGGCCGCCTTCGAGCGTTTCGTGGCGGGTCCCGCCGCGTCCGCCAAGGCCGTGGCTGCTGAGGGCGAGCTCGAAGGGAGCGCCGCCTGA
- the rplC gene encoding 50S ribosomal protein L3, whose translation MAKQIKGILGEKLGMTQVWDENNRIVPVTVVKAGPNVVTQVHTADSPAGYDAVQIGFGEIDPRKVNKPLAGHFAKAGVTPRRHLVELRTTDASEYTLGQEITAELFEAGVKVDVTGTSKGKGFAGVMKRHNFRGLGAGHGVQRKHRSPGSIGGCATPGRVFKGVRMAGRMGHERVTTQNLTIHAVDAEKGLLLIKGAIPGPNGGLVLVRTAAKGL comes from the coding sequence ATGGCTAAGCAGATTAAGGGCATCCTGGGCGAGAAGCTCGGCATGACCCAGGTCTGGGACGAGAACAACCGGATCGTTCCGGTGACCGTCGTCAAGGCTGGGCCCAATGTCGTGACCCAGGTCCACACCGCCGACAGCCCGGCCGGCTACGACGCCGTCCAGATCGGCTTCGGCGAGATCGACCCCCGCAAGGTGAACAAGCCCCTCGCGGGTCACTTCGCCAAGGCCGGTGTCACCCCGCGCCGGCACCTGGTCGAGCTGCGTACCACGGACGCGTCCGAGTACACGCTGGGCCAGGAGATCACCGCCGAGCTGTTCGAGGCGGGTGTCAAGGTCGACGTGACCGGCACCTCCAAGGGCAAGGGCTTCGCCGGTGTCATGAAGCGCCACAACTTCCGGGGCCTCGGCGCCGGTCACGGTGTGCAGCGCAAGCACCGCTCGCCCGGCTCGATCGGTGGCTGCGCCACCCCGGGTCGTGTGTTCAAGGGCGTACGGATGGCCGGCCGGATGGGCCACGAGCGCGTGACCACCCAGAACCTGACCATCCATGCCGTTGACGCGGAGAAGGGGCTGCTCCTGATCAAGGGCGCAATCCCGGGCCCGAACGGCGGCCTCGTCCTCGTCCGCACCGCGGCGAAGGGGCTGTGA
- the rpsJ gene encoding 30S ribosomal protein S10 — protein MAGQKIRIRLKAYDHEVIDSSAKKIVETVIRTGAQVAGPVPLPTEKNVYCVIRSPHKYKDSREHFEMRTHKRLIDILDPTPKTVDSLMRLDLPAGVDIEIKL, from the coding sequence ATGGCGGGACAGAAGATCCGCATCCGGCTCAAGGCCTACGACCACGAGGTGATTGACTCCTCGGCGAAGAAGATCGTCGAGACCGTCATTCGCACTGGTGCGCAGGTCGCGGGCCCGGTGCCGCTGCCCACTGAGAAGAACGTGTACTGCGTCATCCGCTCGCCGCACAAGTACAAGGACTCGCGCGAGCACTTCGAGATGCGCACTCACAAGCGTCTGATCGACATCCTCGACCCCACGCCGAAGACGGTTGACTCGCTGATGCGTCTCGACCTGCCGGCTGGTGTCGACATCGAGATCAAGCTCTGA
- a CDS encoding glycosyltransferase family 2 protein, with the protein MIDGKRVLIILPAWNEAEGLPKILHEIQQKLPGVDTLVVDDGSVDNTAAVAAAAGSRVAQLPYNLGVGGAMRFGYRYAHLHGYDVAIQCDADGQHDPAYVPALLEKLQEADLVIGARFAGQGSYKVRGPRSWAMKLLSVVLSRVTRTRLTDTTSGFKACNKPMIEFFSQWYPVEYLGDTIESMVGAARCGFVIRQVPVAMRERTTGTPSASPIKATIYLARAGLVLLLAMIRRMPKHLKTIEPATRTAAANRRELVGKA; encoded by the coding sequence ATGATCGACGGCAAGCGGGTTCTGATCATCCTCCCCGCCTGGAACGAGGCGGAGGGTCTGCCCAAGATCCTCCACGAGATCCAGCAGAAGCTCCCCGGCGTGGACACCCTGGTGGTCGACGACGGCTCCGTGGACAACACCGCCGCCGTGGCCGCCGCGGCCGGCTCCCGGGTCGCGCAGCTGCCGTACAACCTCGGTGTCGGCGGCGCCATGCGGTTCGGCTACCGCTACGCGCACCTGCACGGCTACGACGTCGCCATCCAGTGCGACGCCGACGGCCAGCACGACCCCGCGTACGTGCCGGCGCTGCTGGAGAAGCTCCAGGAGGCCGACCTGGTCATCGGCGCCCGGTTCGCCGGCCAGGGCAGCTACAAGGTGCGCGGCCCGCGCAGCTGGGCGATGAAGCTGCTCTCGGTGGTGCTGTCGAGGGTCACCCGGACCCGCCTCACCGACACCACCTCGGGCTTCAAGGCCTGCAACAAGCCGATGATCGAGTTCTTCTCGCAGTGGTACCCGGTCGAGTACCTGGGCGACACCATCGAGAGCATGGTCGGCGCCGCCCGCTGCGGCTTCGTCATCCGGCAGGTCCCGGTGGCGATGCGCGAGCGGACCACCGGTACGCCCAGCGCCTCCCCGATCAAGGCGACGATCTACCTGGCCCGCGCCGGCCTGGTGCTCCTGCTCGCGATGATCCGCCGGATGCCCAAGCACCTGAAGACCATCGAGCCCGCCACCCGCACGGCGGCGGCGAACCGGCGCGAGCTGGTCGGCAAGGCCTAG
- a CDS encoding DUF2304 domain-containing protein, translated as MHLTVITSITGVLVLVYILELLRRQQLREKYAAIWLAIGVVVAPLGFFPTILDSTARRLGIASGVSLVLFAGFVLVLMVSLHLSWEASRLEAETRTLAEDVAMMRAHLAEHHGYPIARSSNDAGKATDSGVTA; from the coding sequence TGGTGCTCGTCTACATCCTGGAGTTGCTGCGCCGACAGCAGCTCCGGGAGAAGTACGCGGCTATCTGGCTCGCGATCGGCGTCGTCGTGGCGCCGCTCGGGTTCTTCCCGACGATCCTCGACTCGACCGCCCGCCGGCTCGGCATCGCCTCCGGCGTGAGCCTCGTGCTCTTCGCGGGCTTCGTCCTGGTCCTGATGGTCTCGCTGCACCTGAGCTGGGAGGCCTCCCGGCTGGAGGCGGAGACCCGGACCCTGGCCGAGGACGTCGCCATGATGCGGGCCCACCTGGCCGAGCACCACGGGTACCCGATCGCACGCAGCAGCAACGACGCCGGCAAGGCGACGGACTCCGGGGTGACGGCATGA